In Dysgonomonadaceae bacterium zrk40, one genomic interval encodes:
- a CDS encoding phosphoribosylformylglycinamidine cyclo-ligase has product MSNQRYDQRGVSASKEDVHNAIKNIDKGLFPKAFCKIVPDYLGNDPDYCNIMHADGAGTKSSLAYIYWRETGDLSVWKGIAQDALIMNVDDLLCVGATDNILLSSTIGRNKKLIPGEVIAAIINATNELCEELASLGVHIYPTGGETADVGDLVRTIIVDSTVSCRMKRSDVIDNANIQAGDVIVGLSSSGQATYENSYNGGMGSNGLTSARHDLFANYLAQKYPESYDSSIPADLVYSGGMHLTDKIEGLGIDAGKLVLSPTRTYAPVISHIINQLKGNIHGMVHCSGGAQTKILHFLGEGLKVLKNNLFPIPPLFELIQQHSGTSWKEMYKVFNMGHRMEIYLPEAYVQQVIDISRSFAIDAQVVGRVESSEKRELVIESEKGRFVY; this is encoded by the coding sequence ATGAGCAATCAACGTTACGATCAGCGTGGTGTATCCGCCTCCAAGGAAGATGTCCACAACGCGATCAAAAATATCGACAAAGGACTTTTTCCGAAAGCATTCTGCAAAATAGTACCCGATTATCTGGGAAATGATCCAGATTACTGCAACATCATGCATGCCGATGGAGCCGGCACCAAATCTTCACTGGCTTACATCTATTGGCGTGAAACAGGTGATCTGTCAGTCTGGAAAGGAATTGCGCAAGATGCACTGATCATGAATGTGGATGACCTGCTCTGTGTGGGGGCCACTGACAACATCCTGTTGTCATCTACCATTGGGCGCAACAAAAAACTGATTCCCGGTGAGGTAATAGCAGCCATCATCAACGCTACCAACGAGTTATGCGAAGAGCTCGCCTCTCTGGGAGTTCATATCTATCCTACTGGGGGTGAAACGGCAGATGTGGGAGACCTGGTGCGCACCATCATCGTGGACAGCACCGTGAGCTGCCGCATGAAACGTTCGGACGTTATCGACAATGCCAACATTCAGGCAGGTGACGTGATTGTTGGACTCTCCTCTTCGGGACAAGCCACCTACGAGAATTCCTACAACGGCGGTATGGGTAGTAACGGTCTCACATCCGCCCGTCACGATCTTTTTGCCAATTATCTGGCTCAGAAATATCCGGAGAGTTATGACAGTTCCATTCCTGCTGATTTAGTCTACTCAGGAGGCATGCATCTAACCGATAAGATTGAAGGACTCGGCATCGATGCAGGAAAACTGGTACTCTCCCCCACCCGCACCTACGCCCCAGTTATATCACATATAATCAATCAATTAAAAGGTAATATCCACGGAATGGTACACTGTTCCGGTGGTGCCCAGACAAAGATTCTTCATTTCCTGGGTGAAGGACTTAAGGTTTTGAAAAACAATTTATTCCCGATTCCTCCCCTCTTTGAATTGATACAACAACACTCCGGAACCAGTTGGAAAGAGATGTACAAGGTGTTCAACATGGGACACAGGATGGAGATCTACCTGCCGGAAGCATACGTACAACAGGTGATCGATATCTCCCGTTCCTTCGCGATCGATGCTCAGGTCGTTGGACGTGTAGAATCATCGGAGAAAAGAGAACTGGTGATAGAAAGTGAAAAGGGACGCTTTGTCTACTGA
- a CDS encoding tetratricopeptide repeat protein, whose product MMAVLTSGSIFAQKSALKDAKRALGRDDLHEARTMIKQAAEHPETATDPETWKIWGDIGNKAFDLQRTNAMLGKSANDKVMYDGLMESYAPYVKADSLAELPDAKGRVKNRVRKDISGILRANHPFYINGGVYYNDQGDYKKATDFFEVYWNIPSLPMFEGEKDAFVLDSTFQTIKYYAIITAIQGEDHKRALAMLQRAAKEPFIENSAYKESDIYELMASEYIQLGDSAKFLEILYDGAEKFPSSNYFLPNLVNVFIREGNTEKAMQYLDKAIENTPQNSCDLNSVKGALLAEQGNYDAAEAEYRKALAQDPNCERALEAIAVNFILQAQDLKEKTAMMSDRQQQMENDKKTVELYQKALPSLEKFAELLKGREAPAHDIESALLKLRNVYYNLSSMGVDKSKEMEEVEKELNL is encoded by the coding sequence ATGATGGCTGTTCTGACCAGCGGAAGCATCTTTGCACAGAAATCGGCATTGAAGGATGCCAAAAGAGCATTGGGCCGTGATGATCTGCATGAAGCCAGAACAATGATCAAACAGGCTGCCGAACATCCTGAAACTGCAACCGATCCTGAAACCTGGAAGATTTGGGGGGATATCGGGAACAAGGCATTCGACCTCCAACGCACCAATGCCATGCTTGGCAAAAGTGCAAACGACAAAGTGATGTACGACGGATTGATGGAGTCTTACGCTCCTTATGTGAAGGCTGACTCACTGGCTGAGTTACCAGACGCAAAGGGGAGGGTGAAAAACAGAGTACGGAAAGATATTAGTGGTATCCTTCGTGCCAATCATCCCTTCTACATTAACGGTGGTGTTTATTACAACGACCAGGGTGACTATAAAAAAGCAACCGACTTCTTCGAGGTATACTGGAATATTCCCAGTTTGCCGATGTTTGAAGGAGAGAAGGATGCTTTCGTGCTCGACAGCACGTTCCAGACCATCAAATATTATGCCATCATCACCGCCATTCAGGGTGAAGATCACAAGCGTGCACTTGCCATGCTGCAACGCGCTGCCAAAGAACCTTTCATTGAAAACAGCGCCTACAAGGAAAGCGACATCTATGAATTGATGGCCAGTGAATATATTCAATTGGGAGACTCTGCCAAGTTCCTCGAGATCCTTTACGATGGAGCGGAAAAATTCCCCTCCAGCAACTATTTCCTCCCTAATTTGGTGAATGTTTTCATCCGCGAAGGGAACACTGAAAAAGCGATGCAATATCTGGATAAAGCAATTGAGAACACTCCGCAAAACAGTTGCGACCTGAACAGCGTGAAGGGAGCTCTCCTGGCTGAACAAGGTAACTACGATGCAGCCGAAGCAGAATACAGGAAAGCATTGGCCCAGGATCCCAACTGTGAAAGGGCTCTCGAAGCCATCGCGGTAAACTTTATCCTCCAGGCTCAGGATTTGAAAGAAAAAACAGCCATGATGAGCGACAGACAGCAGCAGATGGAAAACGACAAAAAAACAGTCGAACTTTATCAGAAAGCGTTACCTTCGCTCGAAAAATTTGCGGAGTTGCTTAAAGGACGTGAAGCGCCTGCACATGACATCGAATCGGCGCTGCTGAAACTGAGAAATGTCTATTACAATCTTAGCAGCATGGGGGTAGACAAATCGAAAGAAATGGAAGAAGTGGAAAAGGAGCTGAATCTCTGA
- the gyrA gene encoding DNA gyrase subunit A, which translates to MMDQEDRIIKINIEDEMKSSYIDYSMSVIVSRALPDVRDGFKPVHRRILFGMSELGNTPDKPHKKSARIVGEVLGKYHPHGDSSVYNAMVRLAQVWSMRYTLVDGQGNMGSVDGDSPAAMRYTEARLNRLAEEMLRDIDKETVDFQLNFDDTLLEPSVLPTRIPNLLINGSSGIAVGMATNIAPHNLTECINGIIAYIDDREIDIKGLMEHIKAPDFPTGSFIYGYKGVEEAFETGRGRIVMRGRAEIESGKTHDKIIITEIPYLVNKADMIKHIADLVSDKKIEGISNINDESDRDGMRIVVDIKRDGNANVVLNKLYKLTALQSSFSVNNIALVKGRPELLTLKRMIELFVEHRIDVVIRRTRYELRKAEERAHILEGLIIASDNIDEVIAIIRSSSTPQEAIQRLMERFELSDIQSRAIVEMRLRQLTGLEQDKLRAEYEEIQKLIAHLNEILNNEELRMEVIKDELIEIRNKYGDVRRSEIIFASEEMNPEDFYADDEMVITISHLGYIKRTPLVNFHTQNRGGVGARGSDTREEDFVEYIYPATTHNYMLFFTQKGKCYWLRVYEIPEGTKNSKGRAIQNLLNIDPDDAVTAFVRVETLSDQEYINSHYLLFCTRQGVIKKTSLEAYSRPRQNGVNGITIREDDQVISVRLTDGKKHVILANKNGRAIRFEEEAVRPMGRTATGVRGMTLDEDGQDEVIGMICMDPGSENTILVVSEQGYGKRTFLDDESGEPVYRITNRGGKGVKTLNVTDKTGKLVAIKSVSDENDLMIINKSGITIRLNISDIRTMGRATQGVRLINLEKRSDQIASVCKVNRMEEESVEDDAVVENISDDPMIPEPEE; encoded by the coding sequence ATGATGGATCAGGAAGACAGAATCATCAAGATCAATATCGAAGATGAAATGAAATCGTCATACATCGATTACTCGATGTCTGTGATTGTTTCACGCGCCTTGCCCGACGTGCGCGACGGGTTCAAACCGGTACACCGACGCATCCTTTTCGGGATGTCGGAGTTGGGGAACACCCCCGATAAACCACACAAGAAATCCGCCAGGATTGTGGGTGAGGTGCTGGGTAAGTACCATCCCCATGGTGACTCGTCAGTATACAATGCGATGGTGCGTCTTGCACAGGTGTGGAGCATGCGATATACACTGGTAGATGGTCAGGGAAATATGGGGAGTGTTGATGGTGACAGCCCCGCCGCCATGCGTTATACGGAGGCACGCCTGAATAGGCTGGCAGAAGAGATGCTGCGTGACATAGACAAGGAGACTGTAGACTTTCAGCTCAACTTCGATGACACGCTGCTGGAACCCTCCGTGTTGCCAACCCGTATTCCCAACCTGCTGATCAACGGCTCTTCCGGAATTGCGGTGGGTATGGCTACCAACATTGCCCCACACAACCTGACAGAATGCATCAACGGCATAATCGCCTACATCGACGACCGGGAGATCGATATCAAAGGATTGATGGAACACATCAAGGCACCCGATTTCCCCACCGGATCCTTTATTTATGGATATAAAGGTGTGGAAGAGGCATTTGAAACCGGAAGGGGTCGCATCGTGATGCGTGGTCGTGCCGAGATTGAGTCAGGAAAGACCCACGACAAGATCATCATCACCGAGATACCTTACCTGGTCAACAAGGCGGATATGATCAAACATATTGCGGACCTGGTGTCAGATAAAAAAATTGAAGGCATCTCCAACATCAACGATGAGAGCGACCGGGACGGGATGCGCATCGTGGTGGATATCAAACGGGATGGGAACGCCAACGTGGTGCTCAACAAGCTCTATAAGCTCACGGCGCTACAATCCTCTTTCAGCGTGAACAACATCGCACTGGTGAAGGGCCGGCCTGAATTGCTGACCCTTAAGCGAATGATCGAGCTTTTCGTGGAGCACCGCATCGACGTGGTGATTCGACGCACCCGCTATGAATTACGCAAAGCCGAAGAACGGGCCCACATCCTAGAGGGGCTGATCATTGCCTCCGACAACATCGACGAGGTGATTGCCATCATTCGTAGCTCATCAACACCGCAGGAGGCAATTCAGCGGTTAATGGAGCGATTCGAGTTGAGTGACATCCAATCGCGCGCCATCGTGGAGATGCGTCTGCGGCAATTAACCGGTCTGGAACAGGACAAATTGCGCGCCGAGTATGAGGAGATACAGAAGCTGATTGCTCACCTCAATGAGATTCTCAACAATGAGGAACTACGCATGGAGGTGATTAAGGATGAGTTGATCGAAATTCGCAATAAATATGGGGATGTACGCCGTTCGGAGATCATCTTCGCCTCGGAAGAGATGAATCCTGAAGATTTCTATGCCGACGATGAGATGGTAATCACCATATCTCACCTGGGGTACATCAAACGGACACCATTGGTCAATTTCCACACCCAGAACAGGGGAGGGGTAGGGGCGAGAGGTTCCGACACCCGTGAGGAGGACTTCGTGGAGTATATCTATCCTGCCACCACACACAACTACATGCTCTTCTTTACGCAAAAGGGTAAATGTTACTGGCTGCGCGTCTACGAAATACCCGAAGGCACAAAGAATTCGAAGGGCAGGGCCATTCAGAATCTACTGAACATTGATCCGGATGATGCAGTCACTGCTTTTGTCAGGGTTGAAACGCTGAGCGATCAGGAGTACATCAACTCCCATTATCTGCTCTTCTGTACCCGTCAGGGGGTAATCAAGAAGACCTCACTTGAGGCCTACTCACGTCCGCGGCAAAACGGAGTGAACGGCATCACCATCCGCGAGGATGACCAGGTAATTTCAGTGCGTCTAACCGATGGGAAGAAGCATGTGATACTGGCAAACAAGAACGGTAGAGCCATCCGGTTTGAAGAGGAAGCAGTTCGTCCGATGGGTCGAACAGCCACCGGTGTCAGGGGTATGACGCTCGACGAAGATGGACAGGATGAGGTGATCGGTATGATCTGTATGGATCCAGGCAGTGAAAACACCATCCTGGTTGTTTCAGAACAGGGTTACGGAAAACGTACTTTTCTCGACGATGAGAGTGGTGAACCGGTATACCGTATCACCAACCGTGGCGGCAAGGGCGTGAAGACGCTGAATGTCACCGATAAGACCGGCAAACTGGTTGCCATTAAGAGTGTATCGGATGAGAACGATTTAATGATTATTAACAAGTCAGGCATCACCATTCGCCTGAATATTTCCGATATTCGCACCATGGGGCGTGCCACGCAAGGGGTACGACTCATCAATTTGGAAAAGCGAAGTGATCAGATTGCATCGGTTTGCAAGGTGAATAGGATGGAAGAAGAATCGGTTGAGGATGATGCTGTTGTTGAGAATATTTCTGATGATCCGATGATACCGGAACCGGAAGAATGA